A window of Pseudomonas putida genomic DNA:
GTAAGGGTACATGGCATGCACATACTGGCCCAGCAGTTCTCGGCTCATGCGCGAGCTGCTGAGGAAGAAGCTGGCCAGCAGTGCCGGCAGGGCGAAGATGTGCAGCACGTTGTTGCGGTAATAGGTCATCAGTACCGCGTTGCCTTCATCCAGGTACAGGATGCGGCCCAGGGCGTCCTTCTGCTCGGCCACCAGGTTCATGCCGCGCACGTGTTCGATCAGCGACTGGCCGTCGCCTTCGGGCAGGGTGGTGTGCGGCGAGTAAGGCACCTGGCGCAGCAAGGCCAGGTACAGGTCGAGCACGCGGGTCAGGGCGCGCTCGTCCAGGGCCAGGCGGCTGGTGGACAGCAACGCCAGGGCTACCAGGTTGACCGGGTTGATCGCGGCTGCCTCGTTGAGGTGGCGGGCAACGGTTTCGCCCAGGCGGCTGGTGGCGGCGTTGAGCCAGGCCGGGCGGTACTGCGGGCCGTGGTCCTGTTCACGCCAGCCGGGCTGTTGCTGGTCGAGGAAGCCGGCCAGGCGGATCGGTTCGCCGAAGTTGACGTACACCTGGCCAAAGCGCTGCTTGAGCGCGCCGAACACCTTGAAGATATCGAAGATCGACTCTTTCTTTTTGCTGGCACCGCGCAGTTCGCCCAGGTAGGTGCGGCCTTCGAGTACGCGCTCGTAGCCGATGTACACCGGTACGAACACGATCGGCGTGCGTGACGAGCGCAGGAAGCTGCGCAGGGTAATGGCCAGCATCCCGGTGCGCGGCTGCAGCATGCGCCCGGTGCGCGAGCGGCCGCCTTCGACGAAGTACTCGACCGGGAAGCCCTTGGTGTACAGGGTTTGCAGGTATTCGTTGAATACCGCGGTGTACAGCGGGTTGCCCTTGAACGTGCGGCGCATGAAGAACGCACCGCCACGGCGCAGCAGGTTACCCACCAGCGGCATGTTGAGGTTGATGCCTGCGGCCACGTGCGGCGGGGTCAGGCCGTTGCGGAACAGCAGGTACGACAGCAGCAGGTAGTCGATGTGGCTGCGATGGCACGGTACGTAGATCACTTCGTGGCCGGGGGCGATGCCCTGCACCTGCTCGATATGGTTGACCTTGATGCCGTCGTAGATCTTGTTCCAGAACCAGCTCAGCACCACTTCGAGGAAGCGGATGGCAGTGTAGGTGTAGTCCGAGGCAATCTCGTTGCCGTAGCGCAGAGCCTGGGCTTCGGCCTTGGCCAGCGGCAGGTTTCCACGCTGCGCTTCCTCGACGATGGCCTGGCGCACCTGGGGCGCGTGGATAAGCCCCTTGACCAGGTTGCGCCGGTGCGAGATGTCGGGGCCGATGACGGCGGTCTTGAGGTTGCGAAAGTGCACGCGCATCAGGCGCTGGGCCATGCGCACTGTGCGCTCGTGGCCCTTGTTGTGCTGGACCAGTTCGCGCAGGTGAATGGGCGCGGAGAACTGTACCCGGGTCTTGCGCCCCAGGATCAACACGGTCAGCAGCCGGCGCAGGCGCCCGGTAACCGCCCAGCTGTCGGCAAACAGCAGCTTCCACGGGCTGGACTCACTGGCCGGGGTCTGGCCCCAGAACACGCTGACCGGAATGATCTGCGCATCTTCTTCGGCATGTTGGCTGACGGCGGCGACCAGTCGCTCCAGGGTGGGCGGGGCGCCGCGCTTGTCATGGCGGCCGAGCCAGTCCGGGTCCGGGGTCAGATAGAAGAAGGCGGCCGGTTCCTGCAGCGGGCCAACCGCCACCGGCAGCACCGGGCGCGGCAGGCCCGCCTTGGTGCATTCATGGTCGAGCACGGCCAGGTCGGTAAGTGCGGGCGTGGGCAGGGCATAGAACACCGGGCGGCTGCGGTCGAGCTTGAGGGTGAGGGAGGACTGGTTGATGGTCTCGGAGCGCACCCACAGGTACAACAGGCGACGCAGGGCGCCGAAGATCAGGCGGCGCAGGGGGGAACGGGTCATGGGGTGTGTGCCCTGGGTGTGATGTTCAGAGGGGTATCCAGCCAATTAGTCTGCCGTATCCGCGCAAGTTCAGCAAAAATCGCCGAACGGCGCGACGGTCATCAAATTTTTTTGTTCTGTGTCATATACTCGGCCTGCCACTTGCAAGATATTTGCGCAAGCGGCGTCGACACAGGGAGCAGACCCCTGTGTCTACAAGGCGATCTTCACAATAAAAATCCGGAGTAGTTCAGATGTCGTCTCGTGAGACTGGGAATGTAAAGTGGTTCAACGATGCCAAGGGTTATGGCTTCATTCAGCGCGAAGGTGGTGCGGATGTATTCGTCCACTATCGGGCGATCCGCGGTGAGGGGCATCGTACCCTGGTCGAAGGACAGCGGGTGGAATACGCCTGCGTGCAGGGCCAGAAAGGCCTGCAAGCCGAAGACGTAGTGGGCCTCTGAGCCTCATGCTGTAAGGCTTGTTGTGGGGGCTGGCTTGCCGGCGATCACCGGCGAAGCCGGTGCCAGGCACCGTGTTGCCTGAATCGCCGGCAAGCCGGGCTCCCACAAAGAATGAATGCACTGCATTCAGGTGCGCCAGGTGATTTCCTCTTCACCGTCGGCGCTGATGCGCACCCAGCGGTCGGCATCTTCTTCCCCGTCTTCCTCCACCCAGCCACCTGGCGCGCAGCGCACTTCCACACCCAGTGCGGCAAATGCGGCGCGGGCGCAGGCAACGTCATCGGCCCATGGCGTCTGGTCGCTTTCCAGGTACAGGCTGTTCCATTTCCCTACAGCCTTGGGTAGCCAAGTGACCGGAATGTTACCGGCCTGGCACTTGAAGGTATGGCCTTTCTGCTTCCATTCGCTGCACGGGCCGATCGCCTGGGCGAGCCACTCGGCAATCTGCTTGTGGTCGACGTCGGTGTCCTTCAGGTAGATCTCGATATCAGGTTGGCGCATAAGGGCTCCGGGTGTGCTCAGTCTTGGCGCACGAAATAGTCATAACGCATGGAAACCGTGACCTCGAACGGCTCGGGCTGGTCGATCACCCGGGCACGCTTTTCGGCACTGGCGCGCCAGCCGTGCGGGGTCATGGCCAGCAGGTCGGCACGGGCCTTGGGCGCGGCCAGGCTCAGGCGGAACTCCAGGGTTTCGCTGTGGGCATGGACCATGCCTTCGGGGACCAGGGCCAGGTGTTTGTCGTCGGCGTAAGGGCGTACTTCATCGTAGAGCACTTCGCGCAGTTCCATCAGGTGGCCGCTGGTGGGGCCGACCCGCATCAGGCCGCCGCCGGGGCTGAGCAGGCGCTTGGCCTCAGCCCAGTCCAGCGGGCTGAACACGCTGGCGATGAACTGGCAGCTGGCGTCCGCCAGCGGCACACGGGCCATGCTTGCGACCATCCAGGTGACTTCCGGCGCACGGCGGCAGGCGCGCTTGACCGCCTCACGGGAGATGTCCAGGGCATAACCGTCGGCAGTTGGCAGGGCCTGGGCGATCTGCGCGGTGTAGTAACCCTCGCCGCAGCCGATGTCCAGCCAGGCGTCAGGCTGGCGCTCGGCGGCCAGGTCGGCCAAGCGGCGGGCCACCGGCGCATAGTGGCCAGCGTCGAGGAAGTCGCGGCGGGCCTCGACCATGGCCTGGTTGTCACCCGGGTCGCGGCTGTTCTTGTGCTGCACCGGCAGCAGGTTCAGGTAACCCTGGCGGGCGCGGTCGAAGCGGTGGCCGGCCGGGCACACCACACCGTTGTCGAGCCGGCTCAGCGGCGCCTGGCAAAGAGGGCAGGCGAGCATCAGGCGAGCAACCGGACCAGGGTCTGGTAGTAGATTTCGGTCAGCAGGTCGAGGTCGCTGGCCAGGATCCGCTCGTCGACCTGGTGGATGGTGGCGTTGACCGGGCCGAGCTCGAC
This region includes:
- a CDS encoding methyltransferase domain-containing protein is translated as MLACPLCQAPLSRLDNGVVCPAGHRFDRARQGYLNLLPVQHKNSRDPGDNQAMVEARRDFLDAGHYAPVARRLADLAAERQPDAWLDIGCGEGYYTAQIAQALPTADGYALDISREAVKRACRRAPEVTWMVASMARVPLADASCQFIASVFSPLDWAEAKRLLSPGGGLMRVGPTSGHLMELREVLYDEVRPYADDKHLALVPEGMVHAHSETLEFRLSLAAPKARADLLAMTPHGWRASAEKRARVIDQPEPFEVTVSMRYDYFVRQD
- the plsB gene encoding glycerol-3-phosphate 1-O-acyltransferase PlsB, coding for MTRSPLRRLIFGALRRLLYLWVRSETINQSSLTLKLDRSRPVFYALPTPALTDLAVLDHECTKAGLPRPVLPVAVGPLQEPAAFFYLTPDPDWLGRHDKRGAPPTLERLVAAVSQHAEEDAQIIPVSVFWGQTPASESSPWKLLFADSWAVTGRLRRLLTVLILGRKTRVQFSAPIHLRELVQHNKGHERTVRMAQRLMRVHFRNLKTAVIGPDISHRRNLVKGLIHAPQVRQAIVEEAQRGNLPLAKAEAQALRYGNEIASDYTYTAIRFLEVVLSWFWNKIYDGIKVNHIEQVQGIAPGHEVIYVPCHRSHIDYLLLSYLLFRNGLTPPHVAAGINLNMPLVGNLLRRGGAFFMRRTFKGNPLYTAVFNEYLQTLYTKGFPVEYFVEGGRSRTGRMLQPRTGMLAITLRSFLRSSRTPIVFVPVYIGYERVLEGRTYLGELRGASKKKESIFDIFKVFGALKQRFGQVYVNFGEPIRLAGFLDQQQPGWREQDHGPQYRPAWLNAATSRLGETVARHLNEAAAINPVNLVALALLSTSRLALDERALTRVLDLYLALLRQVPYSPHTTLPEGDGQSLIEHVRGMNLVAEQKDALGRILYLDEGNAVLMTYYRNNVLHIFALPALLASFFLSSSRMSRELLGQYVHAMYPYLQAELFLRWSPEQLDAVIDQWLAALVGQGLLRQDNDTYIRPAPSSRQFVLLTLLARTITQTLQRFYMATSLLLNSGQNSLSAEELEDLCVMMAQRLSILHGLNAPEFFDKTLFRHFIQTLVEQGVLHADAQGKLGYHDKLGELAEGVAKRVLSAELRLSIRQVALHREDGLETSCL
- a CDS encoding cold-shock protein, producing MSSRETGNVKWFNDAKGYGFIQREGGADVFVHYRAIRGEGHRTLVEGQRVEYACVQGQKGLQAEDVVGL